In Flavobacterium sp. N3904, one DNA window encodes the following:
- a CDS encoding GH39 family glycosyl hydrolase, whose protein sequence is MKKHFTILIILFGLTNFALFGQDSNAKSRIIKVDYNKSAGDMNTMFKECIGAGRANEGLRADWQQQLTMVKKECDFKYIRMHGLLTDDMAVYREDNKGNPEYNYQYIDALYDFLLSIKMKPFVELGFMPSALASGNETIFWWRGNVTPPKDYKKWEDLIRNLTQHFTERYGVEEVKTWYFEVWNEPNLSPGFWTGTQEEYFKLYDYTARAIKSVNPAYKVGGPATAGAAWVPETIEFATKNNVPLDFISTHAYGVGQGFLDEYGESGTVLSNDASSVSGEVINSRKQISSSAKPNLELHYTEWSSSYTPADPIHDSYHSAAYILQKLKQVGNAANSMSYWVFTDIFEEPGPRFTPFHGGFGLLNTQGIKKPAYFSYSFLNKLGETELQNSDTSSWATKNAKGDVQLLFWDFTYTLPDATNNQQYYIKDLPSKPKGSVKIEVAGLQKGKYILEIYKVGYKVNDVFTDYLGMNKPNRLTLQQVNTLKQKNNGDPISTETVKIDSKGIYSKDFKINENDVLLLNFIKQ, encoded by the coding sequence ATGAAAAAACATTTCACAATACTTATTATTCTCTTTGGCCTAACCAATTTTGCATTGTTTGGACAAGACTCGAATGCCAAAAGCAGAATTATAAAAGTTGATTATAACAAATCGGCCGGAGACATGAATACCATGTTCAAAGAATGTATCGGGGCAGGCAGAGCCAATGAAGGATTACGTGCCGATTGGCAACAGCAATTGACAATGGTCAAAAAAGAATGCGATTTCAAGTACATTAGGATGCACGGTTTATTAACCGATGATATGGCCGTTTATCGCGAAGACAATAAAGGAAATCCAGAATACAATTACCAATATATTGATGCTTTGTACGATTTTCTTTTGAGCATCAAAATGAAACCTTTTGTTGAATTAGGGTTCATGCCATCAGCTTTGGCCAGTGGTAACGAAACCATTTTTTGGTGGCGCGGGAACGTAACTCCTCCAAAAGATTATAAAAAATGGGAAGACTTAATTCGTAATCTGACACAGCATTTTACAGAGCGTTATGGAGTTGAAGAAGTAAAAACATGGTATTTCGAGGTTTGGAACGAACCCAATTTATCGCCAGGATTTTGGACAGGAACCCAGGAAGAATATTTTAAATTGTATGATTATACCGCTAGAGCTATCAAAAGCGTAAATCCAGCTTATAAAGTAGGAGGTCCTGCTACAGCTGGAGCGGCTTGGGTGCCAGAAACAATTGAATTTGCTACTAAAAACAATGTGCCTTTAGATTTTATCTCTACACATGCTTACGGAGTTGGTCAAGGTTTTTTAGATGAATATGGAGAATCCGGAACGGTTTTGAGTAATGATGCGTCGAGTGTGAGTGGAGAAGTAATTAATTCTCGCAAGCAAATTTCAAGTTCAGCAAAACCAAATCTCGAATTGCATTACACCGAATGGAGTTCATCGTACACTCCAGCAGACCCGATTCACGACAGTTACCATTCGGCGGCTTATATTCTTCAAAAACTGAAACAAGTTGGGAATGCAGCAAACTCCATGTCGTATTGGGTTTTTACCGATATTTTTGAAGAACCTGGGCCAAGATTTACCCCTTTTCACGGAGGTTTCGGGTTGTTGAATACACAAGGAATTAAGAAGCCAGCCTATTTTTCGTATTCTTTTTTAAACAAATTGGGAGAAACAGAACTTCAAAATAGCGACACTTCCTCTTGGGCAACCAAAAATGCAAAAGGAGACGTACAATTATTGTTTTGGGATTTTACCTATACATTACCAGATGCCACAAACAATCAGCAATATTATATAAAAGATTTACCCTCAAAACCAAAAGGGTCTGTAAAAATTGAAGTGGCAGGATTGCAAAAAGGAAAATACATTTTAGAAATATATAAAGTGGGGTATAAAGTCAATGACGTTTTTACCGATTATTTAGGAATGAATAAACCGAATCGGTTGACGCTACAGCAAGTCAATACGCTCAAGCAGAAAAATAATGGAGATCCAATTTCAACTGAAACAGTAAAAATTGATTCGAAAGGAATCTATAGCAAGGATTTCAAGATTAATGAAAATGATGTGCTGTTGCTCAATTTTATAAAGCAATAA
- a CDS encoding glycoside hydrolase family 3 C-terminal domain-containing protein, whose amino-acid sequence MKNYLTLILLLLFAVPVLAQKKQQYPFQNPNLDTEKRIDNLLSLMTLEEKIAVLSTNPSVPRLGVAGTGHVEGLHGLALGGPGEWGGKGKKPVTTTTFPQAYGLGETWDVDLLQKVANVEGYEARYAFQKYHRGGLVVRAPNADIARDPRWGRTEESYGEDAFFNGTMTVAFVKGLQGNNPKYWQTASLMKHFLANSNEDGRTYTSSDFDERLWREYYSVPFRMGIIEGGSRAYMASYNKVNGIPAMVHPMLKDITQKEWGQNGIICTDGGAFKLLLSDHKYYPDSYLGAAAAVKAGINQFLDDYKEGVDGAISKGYLTEKEIDEVIRGDFRVMIKLGMLDATDDNPYAKIGKGKDTIDPWKSDVHKKLALEATLKSIVLLKNDPVKQLLPLQKEKLKTVAVIGVRADEVLLDWYSGTPPYVVTPLQGIKNKLGDKVEILYAKNNADGKAATIAKKADVVIVIVGNHPVCNAGWNDCPVPSEGKESVDRQSLTLEQEDLIKIAYQANPNTVVASISSFPYAINWTQEHIPSIVHMTQNSQELGTALADVLFGDYNPAGRLTQTWVRDITDLPNLLDYNIRNGRTYMYFQGKPLYAFGHGLSYTNFAYNSIATNKEILEKDKDLTVSVSVTNSGKRDGEEVVQLYVKSIDSAIQQPIKALKSFQRVALKAGETKTVVLTLKAKKLEYWNANKQQFELEKGQIEIQVGSASDKILLTKKISIK is encoded by the coding sequence ATGAAAAATTATTTGACACTTATTCTTCTTCTCTTGTTTGCTGTGCCAGTTTTGGCACAAAAAAAACAGCAATATCCTTTTCAGAATCCCAATTTGGATACCGAAAAGCGTATTGACAATTTGTTGTCATTAATGACTTTGGAGGAAAAAATAGCGGTATTAAGTACCAATCCTTCCGTTCCCAGATTGGGAGTTGCTGGTACTGGGCATGTCGAAGGTTTACACGGATTGGCATTAGGCGGACCAGGCGAATGGGGTGGAAAAGGCAAAAAGCCAGTTACCACCACCACTTTTCCGCAAGCCTATGGTTTGGGCGAAACTTGGGATGTCGATTTGCTTCAGAAAGTGGCGAATGTTGAAGGGTATGAAGCGCGTTACGCTTTTCAGAAATACCATCGTGGAGGATTAGTAGTTCGGGCTCCGAATGCCGATATTGCCAGAGATCCACGTTGGGGACGTACCGAGGAAAGTTATGGAGAAGATGCTTTTTTTAACGGGACGATGACTGTCGCTTTTGTAAAAGGATTGCAAGGAAACAATCCAAAATATTGGCAAACGGCTTCGTTGATGAAACACTTTTTGGCGAACAGCAATGAAGATGGAAGAACCTATACATCATCCGATTTTGATGAGCGTCTTTGGAGAGAATATTATTCCGTTCCTTTCAGAATGGGAATTATCGAAGGCGGTTCACGAGCCTATATGGCGTCTTACAATAAAGTAAACGGAATCCCAGCGATGGTGCATCCGATGCTGAAAGACATCACTCAGAAAGAATGGGGACAAAACGGAATTATCTGTACCGATGGTGGTGCTTTCAAATTATTGCTTTCGGATCATAAATATTATCCCGATTCGTATCTGGGAGCTGCAGCAGCAGTAAAAGCCGGAATCAATCAGTTTTTGGATGATTATAAAGAAGGTGTCGACGGCGCAATTTCAAAAGGCTATCTGACTGAAAAAGAAATAGACGAAGTCATCAGAGGTGATTTTCGGGTGATGATAAAACTAGGAATGTTGGATGCTACAGATGACAATCCGTATGCGAAAATCGGAAAAGGAAAAGACACGATTGATCCTTGGAAATCGGATGTTCATAAAAAGTTGGCATTGGAAGCAACATTAAAATCAATTGTTTTATTAAAGAATGATCCAGTCAAACAGTTGTTGCCTTTGCAAAAAGAAAAACTGAAAACAGTCGCCGTAATCGGTGTTCGTGCTGATGAGGTGCTTTTGGACTGGTACAGCGGAACGCCACCTTATGTTGTTACACCTTTGCAGGGAATTAAAAATAAATTAGGCGACAAAGTTGAGATTTTATACGCCAAGAATAATGCCGACGGAAAAGCAGCCACTATAGCCAAAAAAGCAGATGTAGTTATTGTGATAGTTGGGAATCACCCCGTTTGCAATGCCGGTTGGAACGATTGTCCAGTTCCGAGCGAAGGCAAAGAATCCGTTGATCGTCAGTCTTTGACATTGGAACAGGAAGATTTAATCAAAATTGCGTATCAAGCCAATCCCAATACAGTTGTAGCCTCAATAAGCAGTTTTCCGTACGCTATCAATTGGACACAGGAACACATTCCGTCTATTGTGCACATGACACAAAACAGCCAGGAATTAGGAACCGCTTTGGCCGATGTTTTGTTTGGCGATTACAATCCAGCGGGAAGATTGACGCAAACCTGGGTAAGAGATATTACCGATTTACCCAATTTATTGGATTACAACATCCGTAACGGAAGAACCTATATGTATTTTCAAGGGAAACCATTGTATGCTTTCGGTCACGGTTTGAGTTACACGAATTTTGCGTACAATTCGATAGCGACAAACAAAGAAATTTTAGAAAAAGACAAAGATCTAACAGTTTCGGTTTCGGTTACTAATTCTGGAAAACGAGACGGGGAGGAAGTCGTTCAATTGTATGTTAAATCAATCGACTCGGCGATTCAGCAACCGATAAAAGCATTAAAATCTTTCCAAAGAGTGGCCTTAAAAGCAGGAGAAACCAAAACGGTTGTTCTGACTTTAAAAGCCAAAAAATTAGAATATTGGAATGCCAACAAACAACAATTTGAACTTGAAAAAGGACAAATTGAAATACAGGTTGGAAGTGCTTCTGATAAAATCCTTTTGACCAAAAAAATTAGCATTAAATAA
- a CDS encoding glycoside hydrolase family 97 protein: MIKKLILPVLLLSLSIGNAQGKKTKSYELASPGGQNKIKFELVNNAPKYAVSHGKIQVITPSDMGFLLKNNENLSSNFEITNVKNSTFDETWEQVWGEKKNIRNHYNQLVVQLQQKDKNKRKLEIQFRAYDDGIAFRYVYPKQETKDSIFIMDEKTTFNLKEDGKAWWIPANRENRDEYLFKDSPVSTLDTVLTPLTIESKSGLALSFHEANLVDFASMTLVNTTGTQLKSDLVPWADGVKVRVKDTFTSSWRTLQIAEKPTDLITSYLILNLNEPNKLGKITYFKPYKYFGIWWGMHIGKYSFWESPIQGATTKHAEEYMDFTAKEGFHHLLIEGWNKGWTPAWYENKMHMFSFTKSADNFDLEKVVEYGNKKGVALIGYHETGSNLINYLKEIDDAFALYKKLGMHSVKIGHVGSKLNMKEWHFGQFGVNYFRYVLEKAAQYDLAVLYHESIKDTGERRTYPNMVSREAARGQEYNAWSEGNPPNHLTIIPFTRLLSGPMDFTPGIFDVEVKQGYPGKRVHGTTAQQLALYVTIYAPIQMMADLPENYEGKPALQFLKDVPTDWETTKVLNGEIGQYISTARKDRNSENWYLGSITNENARDLAIPLTFLDSKATYEAQIYADAEGTDETHNPSAVAISKKTVKASDILKLHLGGAGGTAIRFKKL; this comes from the coding sequence ATGATAAAGAAATTAATACTTCCTGTTCTATTACTATCCTTAAGTATAGGAAATGCTCAAGGCAAAAAGACAAAATCCTATGAATTGGCTTCTCCTGGAGGGCAAAACAAGATAAAATTCGAATTAGTAAACAATGCACCAAAATATGCAGTAAGCCACGGAAAAATTCAAGTGATTACTCCATCAGATATGGGGTTTTTGCTAAAGAACAATGAGAATTTAAGTTCTAATTTCGAAATAACAAACGTAAAAAATTCCACTTTCGACGAAACTTGGGAACAGGTTTGGGGAGAAAAGAAAAACATCAGAAACCACTACAATCAGTTAGTGGTTCAATTGCAACAAAAAGATAAAAACAAACGCAAACTAGAAATTCAGTTCCGTGCTTACGATGACGGAATTGCTTTTCGATATGTGTATCCAAAACAAGAAACGAAAGACAGTATTTTTATCATGGATGAGAAAACGACTTTCAACCTGAAAGAAGATGGTAAAGCATGGTGGATTCCTGCAAACAGGGAAAATCGCGATGAATATTTGTTTAAAGACTCACCCGTAAGTACTCTTGATACTGTTTTAACGCCATTAACTATTGAAAGCAAAAGCGGACTGGCATTGAGTTTTCACGAAGCCAATTTGGTAGATTTCGCCAGTATGACTTTGGTAAATACAACGGGTACACAACTTAAATCCGACCTTGTGCCTTGGGCAGATGGTGTAAAAGTTCGTGTAAAAGACACATTCACTTCTTCATGGAGAACGTTACAAATTGCTGAAAAACCGACAGATTTGATTACGTCTTATTTGATTCTGAATCTGAATGAACCCAATAAATTAGGCAAAATAACTTATTTTAAACCCTATAAATATTTCGGAATTTGGTGGGGAATGCACATCGGAAAATACTCTTTTTGGGAAAGTCCTATTCAGGGAGCAACAACCAAACATGCTGAAGAATACATGGATTTTACGGCTAAAGAAGGATTTCATCATTTGCTTATCGAAGGTTGGAACAAAGGTTGGACACCTGCTTGGTACGAAAATAAAATGCACATGTTCAGTTTTACAAAAAGCGCCGATAATTTCGACCTTGAAAAAGTAGTGGAATACGGAAATAAAAAAGGGGTAGCATTAATTGGTTATCACGAAACAGGTTCAAACTTGATTAATTACTTAAAAGAAATTGACGATGCTTTTGCTTTATACAAAAAACTCGGAATGCATTCGGTTAAAATCGGTCACGTAGGTTCAAAATTAAATATGAAAGAATGGCACTTCGGACAATTCGGAGTGAATTATTTTAGATATGTATTGGAAAAAGCGGCTCAATATGATTTGGCCGTTTTGTACCATGAGTCTATAAAAGACACAGGAGAACGCCGTACCTATCCCAATATGGTTTCTAGAGAAGCTGCCAGAGGACAAGAGTACAATGCTTGGAGCGAAGGAAATCCTCCAAATCATTTGACGATTATTCCGTTTACAAGATTACTTTCCGGACCTATGGATTTCACGCCGGGAATTTTTGATGTTGAGGTAAAACAAGGGTATCCAGGTAAAAGAGTACATGGGACAACCGCGCAACAATTGGCATTGTATGTAACCATTTATGCTCCAATTCAAATGATGGCTGACCTTCCTGAAAATTACGAAGGAAAACCAGCTTTGCAATTCTTGAAAGACGTTCCAACAGATTGGGAAACGACCAAAGTCTTAAATGGAGAAATCGGACAATACATTTCTACAGCTCGTAAAGACAGGAATAGTGAAAATTGGTATTTGGGAAGTATCACCAATGAAAACGCTAGAGATTTAGCTATTCCATTGACGTTTTTAGATTCCAAAGCGACTTACGAAGCTCAGATTTATGCGGATGCCGAAGGTACTGACGAAACACACAATCCGTCGGCAGTTGCTATTTCTAAAAAAACTGTAAAAGCTTCAGATATATTGAAATTGCATTTGGGCGGAGCCGGTGGAACAGCCATTAGATTTAAAAAATTATAA
- a CDS encoding alpha-xylosidase has protein sequence MKKIQLASLSLFMGFGLLLSPKVSAQIQNADVLNAPIDISKDFQNYLNTFYFADELTAFDPATGKGTIKYLRYNYQTRQAFNNMMMKPGVVPANEFPTTEYAVSPELPFQIQFVSDRSIRIKTTSGPQFHPEATSLMLVDGVAPNHPELWKYSKIEGGHKYTSKHGSVEILSKPWHVKIYDETGKLLTSTLHDSDFKNTYTPTLPFSFVRRNSDYSRSMGAAFSLEPDEKIFGCGESFTQFNKRGQKVVLWTDDANGIQNETMYKPVPFYMSSRGYGVFMHHSTPITCDFGRYFGSANEMYIGDDEADLFFFIGEPKEILDEYTNLTGKAAMPPLWSFGFWMSRITYFSEKEGRQVAKDLRAYKIPTDVIHFDTGWFDVDWRNNYEFSKDRFPDAVKMMSDMKDDGFHVCLWQLPYFSPKNTLFNEIMDKNLAVRDRKGNLPYEDAVLDFSNPETVTWYQAKLKHLFDQGVSVFKVDFGEAAPPEGIYHSGRTGFYEHNLYPLRYNKAVAEITQKEKGYTLIWARSTWAGSQRYPLHWGGDAETTNGAMSAELRGGLSLGLCGFSFWSHDVGGFATKSPENLYRRWAPFGMFTSHVRSHGEPPREPWLYSKDFLEGFRNADNMRYELMPYIYAQAKESSQQGLPMMRALFLEYPNDAGSWLVDNEYLFGTSILVAPLFEEVTERDVYLPAGTWIDYQTKQVYQGGWHKIKAGAIPIVVLVRNGSAIPHIALAQSTKDMDWSKLTLKVYATEATNTATAKVFLPGTDAVQTITLSKKGSNFETTSNPLTGKTTFKTEWIK, from the coding sequence ATGAAAAAAATACAGCTTGCATCCTTGTCTCTATTCATGGGTTTTGGTTTGTTGTTGTCGCCAAAAGTGTCGGCACAAATTCAAAATGCAGATGTGCTAAATGCGCCAATAGATATCAGCAAAGATTTTCAGAATTATCTAAATACGTTTTATTTTGCTGATGAGCTTACTGCTTTTGATCCTGCAACAGGAAAAGGGACAATAAAATATTTGCGTTACAATTACCAGACACGTCAGGCTTTCAACAATATGATGATGAAGCCAGGTGTGGTTCCTGCCAATGAATTTCCAACGACGGAATATGCAGTTTCTCCTGAATTACCTTTTCAAATCCAGTTTGTTTCGGACCGATCCATTCGTATCAAAACGACTTCTGGACCACAATTTCATCCTGAGGCAACCTCTTTGATGTTGGTTGATGGTGTAGCTCCAAATCACCCAGAATTATGGAAATATTCTAAAATTGAAGGAGGCCATAAATACACAAGCAAACACGGTTCTGTTGAGATTTTGTCAAAACCATGGCACGTAAAAATTTATGATGAAACGGGTAAATTACTAACCAGTACATTGCATGATTCTGATTTTAAAAACACCTATACTCCAACACTTCCGTTCTCGTTTGTTCGAAGAAACAGTGATTATTCCAGAAGTATGGGCGCGGCTTTTAGCTTAGAACCGGATGAAAAAATATTTGGCTGTGGAGAATCATTTACCCAATTCAACAAACGCGGACAAAAAGTAGTTTTATGGACGGATGATGCCAACGGTATTCAAAACGAAACGATGTACAAACCAGTTCCGTTTTATATGAGTAGCCGTGGTTATGGTGTGTTTATGCACCATTCTACACCAATTACCTGCGATTTTGGAAGGTATTTTGGTAGTGCGAATGAAATGTACATTGGCGATGATGAAGCCGATTTGTTTTTCTTCATAGGAGAACCAAAAGAAATATTGGATGAGTACACTAATTTGACAGGAAAAGCAGCAATGCCACCACTTTGGTCATTTGGTTTCTGGATGAGTCGTATCACTTATTTCTCTGAAAAAGAGGGGCGTCAGGTAGCGAAAGATTTACGTGCTTATAAAATTCCAACCGATGTAATTCACTTTGATACAGGTTGGTTTGATGTAGATTGGAGAAATAATTACGAATTTTCAAAAGATCGTTTTCCAGATGCTGTAAAAATGATGTCGGATATGAAAGATGACGGTTTCCATGTATGTTTATGGCAATTGCCTTATTTCAGTCCTAAAAACACATTGTTCAATGAAATAATGGACAAAAATCTAGCAGTAAGAGACCGTAAAGGAAACTTGCCTTATGAAGATGCTGTTTTGGATTTTTCGAACCCAGAAACAGTGACTTGGTATCAAGCCAAATTGAAACATTTATTTGATCAAGGAGTTTCTGTTTTCAAAGTAGATTTTGGAGAAGCTGCACCGCCAGAAGGAATTTATCATTCAGGTCGTACTGGTTTTTACGAGCACAATTTATACCCGTTGCGTTACAACAAAGCCGTGGCGGAAATCACTCAAAAAGAAAAAGGCTATACTTTAATCTGGGCCAGAAGCACTTGGGCAGGAAGCCAACGTTACCCATTGCATTGGGGTGGTGATGCCGAAACTACAAACGGTGCAATGTCTGCCGAATTGAGAGGTGGACTTTCATTGGGATTGTGTGGATTCAGTTTCTGGAGTCATGATGTAGGAGGATTTGCAACCAAATCTCCTGAAAATTTATACCGCAGATGGGCGCCGTTCGGAATGTTTACTTCACATGTGAGAAGCCATGGCGAGCCTCCGCGCGAACCTTGGTTGTACAGTAAAGATTTCTTGGAAGGATTTAGAAACGCCGATAATATGCGTTATGAATTGATGCCTTACATCTATGCGCAGGCCAAAGAAAGTTCTCAACAAGGATTGCCAATGATGCGTGCTTTATTCCTTGAATATCCAAATGATGCAGGTTCTTGGTTGGTAGACAATGAATATTTATTTGGGACCAGTATATTGGTTGCCCCTTTATTCGAAGAAGTAACCGAAAGAGACGTTTATCTTCCAGCAGGAACTTGGATTGACTACCAAACCAAACAGGTTTATCAAGGCGGATGGCATAAAATCAAAGCGGGTGCTATTCCAATCGTAGTTTTGGTTAGAAACGGTTCTGCCATTCCTCATATAGCATTGGCACAATCAACAAAAGACATGGACTGGAGCAAATTAACTTTAAAAGTATACGCTACTGAGGCTACCAATACTGCTACTGCAAAAGTATTTTTACCAGGAACCGATGCCGTACAAACGATAACCCTTTCCAAAAAAGGAAGCAATTTTGAAACAACATCAAATCCATTAACTGGAAAAACCACTTTCAAAACCGAGTGGATAAAATAA
- a CDS encoding glycoside hydrolase family 2 TIM barrel-domain containing protein, which produces MKYSNLLKTLIIFGFIAIFGCTKENNDGFTSRKISFNSDWSFHLSDSIIDKDTIGTNTKWRTLNVPHDWGVEGKFDEKSPAGFGGGALTGGLGWYKKTFKVAAEDSTKVTSIIFDGVYKNSEVWVNGHYLGKRPNGYIGFQYEISPYLNYGDKNNEIIVKVDNSKQPNSRWYSGSGIFRNVWLETTDKLHVGQWGTYVTTPKVTAEKATVKFETTIQNQNLTSKKATVTTTIFKKDTKVTSVTQNISIGANANQTIKQEAQVETPILWSVETPELYTAVTEISVDDQIVDQYKTNFGIRSFKFDVNKGFILNGKQVKIKGVCMHHDLGPLGSAINTRAIERQLEILKGMGVNGIRTSHNPPAPELLDLCDKMGFIVMDEAFDMWKQSKTKYDYSNDWDKWHKIDLVDQLLRDRNHPSIFMWSIGNEIPEQWSETGVIIAKELAEITRQYDKTRPITAAMNPPVNMNIDEVTLQFEKNNVQFNAIAKSRVLDIIGYNYAHQTYEYHQKNFPGIPFIATETTSALETRGYYDTNSDSIKKWPVRWDLKFTDGNSGNTVSAYDQVQAPWGSTHEATWKVIKKHDYLSGMYIWTGFDYIGEPTPYEWPSISSYFGIVDLAGFPKDVYYMYQSEWTDKDVLHIFPHWNWKAGQTVDVWAYYNHADEVELFLNGKSVGVRSKKGDDLHVMWKVPFQAGTLKAISRKDGKTVLETEIQTAGNPDNLKLTADRSTIKADGNDLSFVTVDILDAKGVLVPKANNEISFSLKGNGKIVGVCSGDPVSHESYKGTKHTALNGKCLVVIQSGNKADKLELTATANGLKDATITISAE; this is translated from the coding sequence ATGAAATATTCAAACCTTTTAAAAACACTCATCATTTTTGGATTTATTGCAATTTTTGGTTGCACTAAAGAAAATAATGACGGTTTTACTTCGAGAAAAATTTCTTTCAATTCCGATTGGAGCTTTCATTTAAGTGACAGTATTATTGATAAAGATACAATTGGAACAAATACAAAATGGAGAACACTAAATGTTCCTCACGATTGGGGTGTTGAAGGTAAATTTGATGAAAAAAGCCCTGCAGGATTTGGAGGCGGAGCACTTACGGGTGGTTTAGGTTGGTATAAAAAAACATTTAAAGTTGCAGCTGAAGACAGCACAAAAGTAACTTCAATAATTTTTGATGGAGTTTACAAAAACAGTGAAGTTTGGGTAAACGGGCATTATCTAGGCAAACGCCCAAATGGTTATATTGGTTTTCAATATGAAATTTCTCCCTATTTGAATTATGGAGATAAAAACAACGAAATTATTGTTAAGGTTGACAATTCAAAACAACCCAATTCACGTTGGTATTCCGGTTCAGGAATATTCAGAAACGTATGGTTAGAAACCACAGATAAATTGCATGTAGGCCAATGGGGAACTTATGTTACTACACCTAAAGTTACAGCCGAAAAAGCTACGGTCAAATTCGAAACTACAATTCAGAATCAAAATTTAACTTCCAAAAAAGCGACGGTAACTACTACTATTTTTAAAAAGGACACTAAAGTAACATCGGTTACTCAAAATATATCAATTGGCGCCAATGCCAATCAAACAATCAAACAAGAAGCTCAAGTCGAAACGCCAATTTTATGGTCTGTTGAAACTCCAGAATTATATACAGCAGTTACTGAAATTTCGGTTGATGATCAAATTGTAGATCAATACAAAACCAATTTCGGAATCAGAAGTTTTAAATTCGATGTTAACAAAGGCTTTATTTTAAACGGAAAACAAGTCAAAATCAAAGGGGTTTGTATGCACCACGATTTAGGGCCTTTGGGATCCGCAATCAATACAAGAGCTATCGAACGCCAGTTAGAAATTCTAAAAGGAATGGGGGTAAACGGAATTCGAACTTCCCATAATCCACCTGCTCCAGAGCTTTTGGACCTTTGTGATAAAATGGGTTTCATCGTCATGGATGAAGCATTCGATATGTGGAAACAAAGCAAAACCAAATACGATTACAGCAACGATTGGGACAAATGGCACAAAATTGATTTAGTAGATCAATTATTGCGCGACCGAAATCATCCAAGTATTTTTATGTGGAGTATCGGAAATGAAATTCCAGAACAATGGAGTGAAACGGGTGTGATAATTGCAAAAGAATTAGCCGAAATCACACGTCAATACGATAAAACCAGACCAATTACAGCAGCTATGAATCCACCCGTTAATATGAATATCGATGAAGTCACTTTGCAGTTCGAAAAGAACAATGTTCAATTTAATGCCATAGCAAAGTCTAGAGTTTTGGATATTATTGGTTACAATTACGCCCATCAAACATATGAATATCATCAAAAAAACTTCCCTGGAATTCCTTTTATAGCAACCGAAACGACTTCGGCTTTAGAAACCCGTGGGTATTATGATACAAATTCGGACTCCATTAAAAAATGGCCGGTAAGATGGGATCTCAAATTTACGGATGGCAATTCAGGTAACACCGTTTCTGCTTACGATCAGGTTCAGGCACCTTGGGGTTCTACACACGAAGCGACTTGGAAAGTCATCAAAAAACATGATTATCTTTCTGGAATGTACATCTGGACAGGCTTCGATTATATTGGAGAACCAACCCCTTATGAGTGGCCGTCTATTAGTTCCTATTTTGGAATTGTAGATTTAGCCGGTTTCCCGAAAGATGTGTATTATATGTACCAAAGCGAATGGACAGACAAAGATGTACTGCATATTTTTCCGCATTGGAACTGGAAAGCAGGACAAACTGTCGATGTGTGGGCATACTATAATCATGCCGATGAGGTGGAACTGTTCCTTAACGGAAAATCAGTTGGTGTTCGAAGCAAAAAAGGAGATGATTTGCACGTAATGTGGAAAGTTCCCTTTCAAGCAGGTACACTTAAAGCCATCTCTCGCAAAGACGGAAAAACAGTTTTAGAAACCGAAATCCAGACCGCCGGAAATCCAGATAATTTAAAATTAACGGCAGACAGAAGTACAATAAAAGCTGACGGAAACGATTTGTCTTTTGTAACGGTTGATATTCTAGATGCCAAAGGAGTTTTAGTGCCAAAAGCGAATAATGAAATTAGTTTTTCTTTAAAAGGAAACGGAAAAATTGTAGGTGTTTGCAGCGGAGATCCAGTGAGTCACGAATCGTACAAAGGAACAAAACATACTGCCCTAAACGGAAAATGTTTAGTGGTGATTCAATCCGGTAATAAAGCCGATAAGCTTGAATTGACAGCTACCGCAAATGGTTTGAAAGATGCTACAATTACAATTTCAGCAGAATAA